Proteins encoded by one window of Lutibacter sp. A64:
- a CDS encoding glycosyltransferase family 2 protein: MGFNKIAVLLTCHNRKEKTVQCLKTLYLNKIPEGYAFEVFLVDDGSIDGTSVAIKEHFPQVTIIKGNGTLFWNQGMRLAWETAAKTKDFDFYLWLNDDTMLENTSLNHILECNNEIISVTDKPAIITGACKASLKSNTFSYGGRTEKGAVIPNGTLQKCTYINGNFVLVPKIIFKVLGNLASEYTHGMGDYDYGLRAIKQGFNCYTTKEYIAVCAPNLGVPGWCNPKNSLKKRWALLHSPLGLNIKEYTIFRRKFWGAKWVVFALKAYVKSIVPTFYAKISNN; this comes from the coding sequence ATGGGCTTTAACAAAATAGCAGTATTATTAACCTGCCACAACCGTAAAGAAAAAACAGTACAATGTTTAAAAACCTTGTATTTAAATAAAATACCAGAAGGCTATGCGTTTGAGGTGTTTTTAGTAGATGATGGCTCTATAGATGGTACAAGTGTAGCTATTAAAGAGCATTTTCCTCAAGTAACCATTATAAAAGGAAATGGTACTTTATTTTGGAATCAAGGGATGCGTTTGGCTTGGGAAACTGCCGCTAAAACCAAGGATTTTGATTTTTATTTGTGGTTGAATGATGATACGATGTTAGAAAATACTAGTTTAAATCATATTTTAGAATGTAATAATGAAATAATATCTGTAACTGATAAACCTGCAATAATAACTGGAGCTTGTAAAGCTTCTTTAAAAAGCAACACCTTTTCTTATGGTGGTAGAACTGAAAAAGGAGCAGTAATACCAAATGGGACATTACAAAAGTGCACCTATATAAATGGCAACTTTGTTTTAGTTCCAAAAATAATATTTAAAGTGTTGGGTAATTTAGCTTCAGAATATACACATGGTATGGGAGATTATGATTATGGTTTAAGAGCTATTAAACAAGGTTTTAATTGTTATACAACTAAAGAGTATATTGCAGTTTGTGCACCTAATTTAGGTGTCCCAGGTTGGTGTAATCCTAAAAATTCTTTAAAGAAAAGATGGGCTTTATTACATTCACCATTAGGCTTAAATATTAAGGAATATACTATATTTCGTAGAAAATTTTGGGGAGCTAAATGGGTTGTCTTTGCCTTAAAAGCATATGTAAAGTCAATAGTTCCTACTTTTTATGCTAAAATTTCAAATAATTAA
- a CDS encoding glycosyltransferase, whose translation MKLAPICLFTYNRLNETKQTVAALQCNFLAKESDLFIFSDGGKDDISKEKVAEVRKYIKNITGFKSIKIIASPTNKGLANSIISGVSQIIEEYEKVIVLEDDLITAPNFLDFMNQALDFYEKEASVFSISGYTMDLPSLKTLTKDYYLGVRASSWGWGTWKNRWQDVDWEVSDSKMSLKKRFKFMQGGSDLPRMLKKQLKGKIDSWAIRWCYHQFNKNLYTIFPKESKLISVGFNDEATHTKKTKRFITKLDITNATNFKFHKNPVVEKVLIKEFKAKFSVLNRLMDRF comes from the coding sequence ATGAAGCTAGCACCCATTTGTCTTTTTACTTACAACCGTTTAAATGAAACTAAACAAACAGTAGCCGCATTACAGTGTAATTTTTTAGCAAAAGAAAGTGATTTATTTATTTTTTCTGATGGAGGTAAAGATGACATTTCAAAAGAAAAAGTAGCAGAAGTACGTAAGTATATAAAAAATATTACAGGTTTTAAATCTATTAAAATAATAGCATCGCCCACAAATAAAGGATTGGCAAATTCAATTATTTCTGGTGTTTCACAAATAATAGAAGAGTATGAAAAAGTAATAGTATTAGAAGATGATTTAATAACTGCTCCAAATTTTTTAGATTTTATGAATCAAGCCTTGGATTTTTACGAAAAGGAAGCATCTGTTTTTTCTATTTCTGGATATACAATGGATTTACCGTCATTAAAAACACTGACTAAAGATTATTATTTAGGTGTTAGAGCTTCGTCTTGGGGTTGGGGAACATGGAAAAATAGATGGCAAGATGTAGATTGGGAAGTTAGTGACTCTAAAATGAGTTTAAAAAAACGTTTTAAATTTATGCAAGGTGGTAGTGACCTGCCTAGAATGTTAAAAAAACAACTAAAAGGTAAAATTGATTCTTGGGCAATACGTTGGTGTTACCATCAATTTAATAAGAATTTATATACTATTTTTCCAAAAGAATCAAAACTAATAAGTGTAGGTTTTAATGATGAAGCTACACATACAAAAAAAACAAAACGCTTTATAACAAAATTAGATATAACTAATGCGACCAATTTTAAATTTCATAAAAATCCAGTGGTTGAAAAGGTTTTAATAAAAGAATTTAAAGCTAAATTTTCAGTATTAAATAGATTAATGGATAGGTTTTAA
- a CDS encoding glycosyltransferase family 4 protein produces MKILIIHNKYSNYSGEEAVVEAQINLLKSKGHKVITYFRSSAEIPTIRFGKLKSFFTALYNKRTIREVKELIKKEQPTIVHIHNLYPLISPAILPVIKKMGIPIAMTVHNYRLLCPNGLFFSKGEICEKCTGKNKELNCISNNCENSIFKSVGYALRNYWARKNGYYRNNVAKYLCISTIQKNKLIENDFEPGRCELIPNMYRGVLKENFKYNQGDYIGYVGRISEEKGSEIILKLAERLPNINFKIAGSNDKITTDLKNVEFVGFLSKAVLSDFYKNCVFTLFTSVWNETFGLSIIEAFAHKKPVIASDLGASPEIIKNNKTGLIYKSNNLDDLVLKVSTLYLDKIKMREMGEQAFLSLKEKYTSEIYYQNLIKNYNQILK; encoded by the coding sequence ATGAAAATACTAATCATACATAATAAATACAGTAATTATAGTGGAGAAGAAGCTGTTGTAGAAGCTCAAATTAATTTGCTAAAAAGTAAAGGCCATAAAGTAATTACTTATTTTAGAAGTAGCGCAGAAATACCTACTATAAGATTTGGTAAATTAAAGTCTTTTTTTACAGCACTTTACAATAAAAGAACTATAAGAGAAGTAAAGGAATTAATTAAAAAAGAACAGCCTACTATTGTACATATTCATAATTTATATCCACTAATTTCTCCTGCTATTTTACCTGTTATTAAAAAAATGGGGATACCTATTGCTATGACAGTGCATAATTACCGTTTGTTATGTCCAAATGGCTTATTTTTTTCAAAAGGAGAAATTTGTGAAAAGTGTACAGGGAAAAATAAGGAATTAAATTGTATTTCTAATAATTGTGAAAACAGTATTTTTAAAAGTGTAGGCTATGCTTTACGGAATTATTGGGCTAGGAAAAACGGGTATTATAGAAATAATGTAGCTAAATATCTTTGTATTTCAACAATTCAAAAGAATAAATTGATTGAAAATGATTTTGAACCTGGAAGATGTGAATTAATACCTAATATGTATAGAGGTGTTTTAAAAGAAAATTTTAAATACAATCAAGGTGACTATATTGGATATGTCGGCCGTATAAGTGAAGAAAAAGGTTCGGAAATAATTTTAAAATTAGCAGAACGACTTCCAAATATAAATTTTAAAATAGCAGGTTCAAATGATAAAATAACAACGGATTTAAAAAATGTTGAATTTGTTGGTTTTTTAAGTAAAGCAGTATTATCTGATTTTTATAAAAACTGTGTATTTACATTATTCACAAGTGTCTGGAATGAAACTTTTGGTTTATCAATAATTGAAGCTTTTGCACATAAAAAACCTGTTATTGCGAGTGATTTAGGAGCTTCGCCTGAAATAATTAAAAATAATAAAACTGGCTTAATTTATAAAAGCAATAACTTAGATGATTTAGTTTTAAAAGTATCCACATTATATTTAGATAAAATAAAAATGAGGGAAATGGGTGAACAAGCATTTCTATCATTAAAAGAAAAGTATACATCAGAAATATATTATCAAAATTTGATAAAAAATTACAATCAAATTCTTAAATAA
- a CDS encoding WecB/TagA/CpsF family glycosyltransferase, protein MNLTQTIKNSVFSASLATINTETKCIINTINAYSYCVAKQDPHFAEVLTNGDVLLPDGTSIVLAAKLLANKKITKIAGWDIHQYLLEQANKKEQKVFYLGASNNTLEIIKKKLSQEFPNIKVAAYSPPYKTVFTQQDNNEMLAQVNAFSPDILFVGMTAPKQEKWVYKHKNTVNANVICSIGAVFDFYAGNVQRAPKWMLNLGLEWLFRLLKEPKRMWRRYLIGNTQFIYYVFKEKLHALFK, encoded by the coding sequence ATGAATTTAACCCAAACAATTAAAAACAGTGTTTTTAGTGCATCACTTGCTACAATAAATACAGAAACTAAGTGTATAATCAACACCATTAATGCGTATTCGTATTGCGTAGCAAAACAAGATCCGCATTTTGCAGAGGTATTAACTAATGGAGATGTTTTATTGCCAGATGGTACAAGTATTGTATTGGCAGCAAAACTATTGGCCAATAAAAAAATTACAAAAATTGCAGGTTGGGATATCCACCAATATTTATTAGAACAAGCAAATAAAAAAGAACAAAAAGTTTTTTACCTAGGTGCTTCTAATAACACCTTGGAAATTATAAAAAAGAAGCTTTCACAAGAATTTCCAAATATAAAAGTAGCTGCATATTCTCCACCTTATAAAACAGTATTTACCCAACAAGACAATAACGAAATGCTTGCCCAAGTAAATGCATTTTCTCCAGATATTTTATTTGTTGGTATGACAGCCCCAAAACAAGAAAAATGGGTGTATAAACATAAAAACACTGTAAACGCTAATGTTATATGCTCTATAGGTGCAGTATTCGATTTTTATGCTGGGAATGTACAACGCGCACCAAAATGGATGCTTAATTTGGGTTTAGAGTGGTTGTTTAGATTGTTAAAAGAACCAAAACGTATGTGGCGCAGGTATTTAATAGGAAATACCCAATTTATCTACTATGTATTTAAAGAAAAATTACACGCATTATTTAAATAA
- a CDS encoding undecaprenyl-phosphate glucose phosphotransferase produces MPKGKMKYLPIPAFLMDVLLLFNAYFTAAYLIFDGAFPNKELYVLLFFGSVAVWGFLTIYLKMYDMPRVIYLDKLVAKDFKALVLFVVLGAAFLFVIKGYGISRVFYFSYMALFAVAHICWHTMLSIMLKSYRRGGKNYRTVAILGFNAKVEQLIQKVLLPPENGYKIKSIFSDEAPSKEFLAYHKGNDEALFSYLETEEIDELFISLPTTKSYLLNKYVAYADNNLMRVHIMPNFSGYLFQKFYISYINNIATLRLRDEPLESLSNRIIKRLFDIVFSLFVLIFIGIWLFPLLALLIKLNSKGPVFFSQMRSGKDGEAFKCYKFRSMTVNAEADAKQATRNDARVTSIGRILRKTSLDELPQFYNVLLGNMSVVGPRPHMLKHTESYRKVVHKFMVRHFAKPGITGWAQVTGYRGETKKVQDMANRAEADIWYIENWTLFLDIKIIFLTVWQMLFKRDENAF; encoded by the coding sequence ATGCCAAAAGGAAAAATGAAATACTTGCCTATTCCTGCATTTTTAATGGATGTATTGTTGCTGTTTAATGCTTATTTTACAGCAGCATATCTTATTTTTGATGGGGCTTTTCCAAATAAAGAACTGTATGTTTTATTGTTTTTTGGAAGTGTAGCGGTTTGGGGCTTTTTAACTATTTATTTAAAAATGTATGATATGCCTAGAGTTATATATTTAGATAAACTAGTTGCAAAAGATTTTAAAGCCCTTGTGTTATTTGTTGTGTTAGGAGCCGCATTTTTATTTGTTATTAAAGGCTATGGCATTTCACGCGTGTTTTACTTTAGCTATATGGCATTGTTTGCAGTGGCGCATATTTGTTGGCATACTATGTTAAGTATCATGCTTAAATCGTACAGGCGAGGTGGAAAAAATTATAGAACTGTAGCAATTTTAGGGTTTAATGCCAAAGTTGAACAGTTGATACAAAAAGTTTTACTACCTCCTGAAAATGGGTATAAAATAAAAAGTATTTTTTCTGATGAAGCACCTTCAAAAGAATTTTTAGCTTATCATAAAGGAAACGATGAAGCTTTATTTTCGTATTTAGAAACTGAAGAGATAGATGAATTATTTATATCCTTACCAACAACCAAATCGTATTTATTAAATAAGTACGTTGCTTATGCAGATAATAATTTAATGAGAGTTCATATAATGCCGAATTTTTCGGGCTATTTATTTCAAAAGTTTTATATAAGTTATATTAATAATATTGCAACATTACGTTTACGAGACGAGCCTTTAGAAAGTTTATCGAACAGAATTATAAAACGATTATTTGATATAGTATTTTCCTTGTTTGTTTTAATTTTTATAGGAATATGGTTGTTTCCATTATTAGCATTACTTATTAAATTAAACAGTAAAGGTCCTGTGTTTTTTAGTCAAATGCGTTCGGGAAAAGATGGAGAAGCCTTTAAATGTTATAAGTTTAGGAGTATGACTGTAAATGCTGAAGCCGATGCAAAACAAGCCACAAGAAATGATGCGCGAGTTACATCAATAGGGAGAATTTTACGTAAAACAAGTTTAGACGAGTTGCCACAATTTTATAATGTATTGTTGGGTAATATGTCTGTTGTAGGTCCTAGACCACATATGTTAAAACATACAGAATCGTATAGAAAAGTAGTACATAAATTTATGGTGCGTCATTTTGCAAAACCAGGAATTACAGGTTGGGCACAAGTTACAGGTTATAGAGGTGAAACCAAAAAAGTACAAGATATGGCAAATAGAGCCGAAGCCGATATCTGGTATATAGAAAATTGGACCTTGTTTTTAGATATTAAAATAATATTTTTAACAGTATGGCAAATGCTATTTAAAAGGGATGAAAATGCGTTTTAG
- a CDS encoding polysaccharide biosynthesis/export family protein, with product MKKRCFKFFITASVLLFLTSCVSTDKMVYFNKGENTPNLKTLQNYEPVLEPGDLLTIHISTINQEAAMPFNLYETAQNYGTPKQLPYLVNAKGEINFPVLGTLKVTGYTTTQLSEHIKTLLVDHLVNPTVNVRLTNFKISVLGDVKSPGVYTVPTERITILEALGLAGDLQIQGKRQTVTLVREHKGERTIATIDLTDKNLFESPYYYLVQNDALYVEPNKTKINSSAVGSNTGIFLSTISTLISLIAIFTR from the coding sequence ATGAAAAAACGATGTTTTAAATTTTTTATAACAGCAAGTGTATTGTTGTTTTTAACTTCTTGTGTGTCAACCGACAAGATGGTTTATTTTAACAAGGGTGAAAACACACCAAACCTTAAAACGCTTCAAAATTACGAACCAGTTTTAGAACCTGGAGATTTATTAACCATTCATATTTCAACTATAAATCAAGAAGCAGCTATGCCTTTTAATTTATATGAAACAGCTCAAAATTATGGAACACCAAAACAGTTGCCTTATTTGGTAAATGCAAAAGGCGAAATTAATTTTCCGGTATTGGGAACTTTAAAGGTTACGGGTTATACCACCACGCAATTATCGGAACATATTAAAACCTTATTAGTAGATCATTTAGTGAATCCTACAGTAAATGTTAGACTTACCAATTTTAAAATATCTGTTTTAGGAGATGTAAAAAGTCCTGGAGTTTATACTGTACCAACAGAGCGAATTACCATTTTAGAAGCATTGGGCTTGGCAGGTGATTTGCAAATTCAAGGGAAACGACAAACAGTTACACTTGTACGTGAACATAAAGGAGAACGTACTATAGCCACTATAGATTTAACAGATAAAAATTTATTTGAGTCGCCTTATTATTATTTAGTACAAAATGATGCTTTGTATGTAGAGCCAAATAAAACAAAAATAAACTCTTCGGCAGTAGGATCTAATACAGGGATATTTCTGTCAACAATTTCAACATTAATTTCATTAATAGCAATTTTTACACGCTAA
- a CDS encoding GumC family protein produces the protein MQDKKNFDFVYLDEDDDIINFREVFEKYLAYYKWFIVGIVAALFVAFIYLRYTPKQYEVSSTILIDDENNGGMSSELSAFEDLGVFGGSKSNLDNEIGILKSRSLMERVVKDLKLNISYRYKGSVRDVELYGDAVPFKINFFIKDSVLYQLDTVFNIKKLSTTTFELISAEGQESKTHNFGERVTTDFGAFTITPKNTTNAYLDEEIIVAIAPLENVVDSYRKRVNIAANDKKSSLVNLTMQDGINKKAREIIDYLVEQYNKAAIEDKSAVAKNTDVFINDRLEVISKDLSLVDKGVEDFKTDNKLTDITAESGLILNTNNSIEQKIVELNTQLKLVDYVATYVNSNEKELIPANLGLADENTNQNTMQYNELLLEYNRILNSSGKLNPILLNLEEQLSQLRASIQQSLVNLKSSLGISLKEAQRQEYRLNSKITSVPKQEREYRDIQRQQQIIETLYLYLLEKREENAISLAVTTPNAKIIDKAYGSKIPVSPKTKIVYLAALLLGLLIPFVIIYLIFLFDNKVHTFEDVEAVFKAPILGEIPNSKPGEAPVVQETQRDGKAEAFRLLRTNVNFMLADTKEASKVIFVTSTIAGEGKTTVAINLAEVLALSKKKVLVIGADIRKPKLAEYLNIPNKMGLSHFLILSSLKVTDIIYKVETTNFDLIHSGIIAPNPAELLMNGRFEEVLEYAKAHYDYVIVDTAPVGVVTDTLLLSKNNADLFIYVVRANYLDKRLLKIPKKLNSEKRLPNMALVMNGADQKQGYGYGYGYGYGEDDSEKSIWKEIFKK, from the coding sequence ATGCAAGATAAAAAGAATTTTGACTTCGTTTATTTAGATGAAGACGATGATATTATTAATTTTCGTGAAGTGTTTGAAAAGTACTTGGCTTACTATAAATGGTTTATAGTAGGAATAGTAGCAGCGCTTTTTGTTGCCTTTATTTATTTACGATATACCCCAAAACAATATGAAGTTTCTTCAACAATTTTAATTGATGATGAAAATAATGGAGGGATGTCTTCAGAACTTTCAGCCTTTGAAGATTTAGGCGTTTTTGGAGGTTCAAAATCTAATTTAGACAATGAAATTGGGATTTTAAAATCCAGAAGTTTAATGGAACGTGTGGTAAAAGATTTAAAATTAAATATCTCTTACCGCTATAAAGGAAGTGTACGTGATGTAGAATTGTATGGAGATGCTGTTCCCTTTAAAATAAACTTTTTTATAAAAGATTCTGTTTTATACCAATTAGATACCGTTTTTAATATTAAAAAACTGTCTACTACTACTTTTGAATTGATTAGTGCAGAAGGGCAAGAAAGTAAAACTCATAATTTTGGAGAACGTGTTACTACCGATTTTGGAGCATTTACCATAACTCCTAAAAATACTACAAATGCTTATTTAGATGAAGAAATTATTGTTGCAATTGCACCTTTAGAAAATGTGGTTGATAGTTATAGAAAACGTGTAAATATTGCTGCCAACGATAAAAAATCGAGCTTGGTAAATTTAACCATGCAAGATGGTATTAATAAAAAAGCACGCGAAATTATAGATTATTTAGTAGAACAGTACAATAAAGCAGCTATAGAAGATAAAAGCGCTGTAGCTAAAAATACCGATGTTTTTATAAATGATCGTTTGGAAGTGATTTCAAAAGATTTATCGTTGGTAGATAAAGGTGTAGAAGATTTTAAAACAGACAATAAGCTTACTGATATTACAGCAGAATCTGGCTTAATTTTAAATACCAATAATAGTATTGAGCAAAAAATTGTAGAGTTAAATACGCAATTAAAATTAGTAGATTACGTAGCAACCTATGTAAATAGCAACGAAAAAGAATTGATACCAGCAAATTTAGGATTGGCAGATGAAAATACCAACCAAAATACCATGCAGTATAATGAGTTGTTATTAGAGTACAACCGTATTTTAAACAGTTCGGGTAAATTAAATCCTATTTTATTAAACTTAGAAGAACAATTATCGCAATTACGGGCAAGTATTCAGCAAAGTTTGGTGAATTTAAAATCTTCTTTAGGTATTTCTTTAAAAGAAGCACAACGACAAGAATACCGTTTAAATTCTAAGATTACCTCTGTTCCAAAACAAGAACGAGAATACAGAGACATACAACGTCAACAACAAATTATAGAAACCTTGTACCTGTATTTATTAGAAAAGAGAGAAGAAAATGCCATTAGTTTAGCGGTAACTACACCAAATGCTAAAATTATAGACAAAGCATATGGAAGTAAAATACCAGTGTCGCCAAAAACTAAAATTGTGTATTTGGCAGCCTTACTATTAGGGCTTTTAATTCCATTTGTAATTATTTATCTAATATTTTTATTTGATAATAAGGTACATACTTTTGAAGATGTTGAAGCTGTGTTTAAAGCACCTATTTTAGGAGAAATACCAAATAGTAAACCAGGGGAAGCACCAGTAGTACAAGAAACACAAAGAGATGGAAAGGCTGAAGCGTTTCGTTTATTGCGTACCAATGTTAATTTTATGCTTGCTGATACAAAAGAGGCTTCAAAAGTAATTTTTGTTACATCTACTATTGCTGGAGAGGGTAAAACAACCGTTGCCATAAATTTAGCCGAAGTATTGGCATTGTCTAAGAAAAAAGTATTGGTAATTGGTGCAGATATTAGAAAACCAAAATTGGCAGAATATTTAAACATACCAAATAAAATGGGTTTAAGTCATTTTTTAATCTTGAGTTCACTAAAAGTAACAGATATTATTTACAAAGTTGAAACAACTAATTTCGACTTGATACATTCTGGAATTATAGCACCTAATCCTGCAGAATTATTAATGAATGGCCGTTTTGAAGAAGTTTTAGAGTATGCAAAGGCACATTACGATTATGTTATAGTGGATACAGCTCCGGTTGGTGTGGTTACAGATACTTTATTATTAAGTAAAAACAATGCAGATTTATTTATTTATGTGGTACGTGCAAATTACCTTGATAAACGTTTGTTAAAAATACCAAAGAAATTAAATAGCGAAAAACGTTTGCCTAATATGGCACTTGTAATGAATGGCGCCGATCAAAAACAAGGTTACGGCTACGGTTATGGTTATGGCTATGGTGAAGATGATTCTGAAAAATCTATATGGAAAGAAATTTTTAAAAAATAA
- a CDS encoding capsule assembly Wzi family protein, which produces MKYKLFLVLVALVFCVKINAQNTGIEYELALNSGVATAESMPFWMVANRFGTIPNVVSYGLVDASIASNNNRLTNALTFNYKASVIGGSEVSKNNLFINELYGGLQYKNWELTVGVKHNELRWEGLSSSNGSITMATNARSYPGYNLRLTKFVTLPFARTWLSVKGNYGDYFLNDKRMVSDARLHIKSLYLKSKLSSKLAMITGLSHYAQWAGTSSKYGKQPSGFKNYLRVISGSSGGSDATGGDQINVIGNQLGSYLLQFNYEGDKHNWNFYWSHPFEDRSGRELMNYPDALYGVFVDLKKPEAFISHVLAEVTYTKHASGDDPHYSDEFGFHAASGMDNYFNNGVYQSGWTYFGNTIGSPYFTTKPENEDGITQGIIDGDNRFLAFNIGIKGMVKNTAYKALLSSTTYYGWFGSEYVDKPHQISGLLEATIPTLKNIPVEITLGAAFDTGTYRPVNFGGFLKLAKRGIF; this is translated from the coding sequence GTGAAGTATAAACTATTTTTAGTGCTTGTAGCATTGGTGTTTTGTGTAAAAATAAATGCACAAAACACAGGTATTGAATATGAGTTAGCATTAAATTCAGGTGTTGCAACTGCTGAAAGTATGCCTTTTTGGATGGTAGCAAATAGGTTTGGAACCATTCCAAATGTTGTTAGCTATGGATTGGTAGATGCAAGTATTGCTTCTAATAACAATAGATTAACAAATGCGTTAACATTTAATTATAAAGCGTCTGTAATAGGCGGTTCGGAGGTTTCTAAAAACAACCTGTTTATAAATGAATTGTATGGCGGCTTGCAGTATAAAAACTGGGAATTAACAGTAGGTGTAAAGCATAATGAGTTGCGTTGGGAAGGTTTATCTTCTTCAAATGGTTCAATTACAATGGCAACAAATGCGCGTTCGTATCCTGGATACAATTTAAGATTAACAAAATTTGTAACATTACCTTTTGCACGTACGTGGTTATCGGTAAAAGGAAATTATGGCGATTATTTTTTAAATGATAAGCGTATGGTATCAGATGCACGCTTGCATATTAAAAGTTTGTATTTAAAATCAAAATTATCGTCTAAGTTAGCAATGATTACAGGGTTAAGTCATTATGCACAATGGGCTGGGACATCTTCAAAATATGGCAAACAACCTTCAGGATTTAAAAATTACCTACGAGTAATCTCTGGAAGTTCCGGAGGAAGTGATGCTACAGGAGGCGATCAAATTAATGTTATAGGAAATCAATTAGGTTCTTATTTATTACAATTTAATTATGAAGGAGACAAACACAATTGGAACTTCTATTGGTCGCATCCATTTGAAGATAGATCAGGTCGTGAATTAATGAATTATCCAGATGCTTTGTATGGAGTTTTTGTAGATCTTAAAAAACCGGAAGCTTTTATTTCTCATGTATTAGCGGAGGTAACGTACACTAAACACGCTAGTGGAGACGATCCACATTACAGCGATGAATTTGGTTTTCATGCAGCAAGCGGAATGGATAATTATTTTAATAATGGCGTGTACCAATCTGGTTGGACTTACTTTGGAAATACCATTGGTTCACCTTATTTTACTACAAAACCCGAAAATGAAGATGGTATTACCCAAGGAATTATTGATGGCGATAACCGTTTTTTAGCTTTTAATATTGGAATTAAAGGAATGGTGAAAAACACTGCTTATAAGGCATTGCTTAGCAGTACCACCTATTATGGTTGGTTTGGAAGCGAGTATGTTGATAAGCCCCATCAAATTTCAGGATTGTTAGAAGCTACGATTCCTACACTAAAAAATATACCTGTAGAAATTACTTTAGGTGCCGCTTTTGATACCGGAACGTATAGGCCTGTAAATTTTGGCGGGTTTTTAAAACTGGCCAAGCGCGGTATTTTTTAA
- a CDS encoding alpha/beta hydrolase produces the protein MNLRKHTLKWFKLFFFKSLIFFFFSVVQAQTRDTIYLWPDKVPGETEVKHLPITTANTKGNVTRLTAVTNPALVVFKPEKSNNSGVGILICPGGGYNILAIDKEGYEIAEWLNKLGYTAFVLQYRVPNKQLGALNDIQRAIRVVRNNAKKYNLDAEKIGLIGFSAGGSLCARASTRFTIDSYPKTDAIDQLSCKPNFSMLIYPAYLDKGKDRSITPELVLSNNIPPFFIFGTADDPYGNSSLVFTQALRDNGTPVELHLLPKGGHGYGIRPGNIAAETWPNLAKKWLLER, from the coding sequence ATGAATTTAAGGAAGCACACCTTGAAATGGTTTAAATTATTTTTTTTTAAAAGTTTAATCTTTTTTTTCTTTTCAGTAGTTCAAGCACAGACAAGAGATACAATTTATTTATGGCCAGATAAGGTGCCCGGAGAAACGGAAGTAAAGCATTTACCTATTACAACTGCTAATACAAAAGGGAATGTAACTAGATTAACAGCTGTAACAAATCCTGCTTTAGTCGTTTTTAAACCCGAAAAATCAAATAATTCAGGCGTAGGGATACTTATTTGTCCTGGTGGTGGATATAACATATTAGCTATTGATAAAGAAGGTTACGAAATAGCAGAATGGCTTAATAAACTTGGTTATACCGCTTTTGTTTTGCAATACCGCGTGCCCAATAAACAGCTAGGTGCACTAAATGATATTCAAAGAGCGATTAGAGTTGTACGTAACAATGCAAAAAAATACAACTTAGATGCTGAAAAAATAGGTCTTATAGGTTTTTCAGCAGGAGGAAGCCTTTGTGCTAGAGCATCCACTCGATTTACAATAGATTCTTATCCTAAAACAGATGCTATAGATCAATTATCTTGTAAGCCAAATTTTTCAATGCTTATATATCCCGCTTATTTAGATAAAGGAAAAGATAGAAGTATTACACCAGAATTAGTGTTGAGTAACAACATACCACCTTTTTTTATTTTCGGAACAGCAGATGATCCATATGGGAATAGTTCTCTTGTATTTACACAGGCGTTAAGAGATAATGGTACTCCTGTTGAATTACACCTGTTACCAAAAGGAGGACATGGGTATGGTATACGACCAGGTAATATTGCAGCTGAAACATGGCCTAATTTAGCTAAGAAATGGTTGTTAGAAAGGTAA
- a CDS encoding DUF3784 domain-containing protein — MVGVALLFIVLGILIKYGKMYFLIAGYNTMSKEEKEKYDIEGIATVFLKAMFGMAIIIIVGYLVSIVTENTSIQNYAFYASLIIGIPYLLIKSNSDSYKIK; from the coding sequence ATGGTTGGAGTAGCACTTCTTTTTATTGTTCTCGGAATTTTAATAAAATACGGAAAGATGTATTTTTTAATTGCGGGTTACAATACAATGTCTAAAGAAGAAAAAGAAAAATATGATATTGAGGGAATTGCCACTGTTTTTTTGAAGGCCATGTTTGGTATGGCTATTATAATAATTGTAGGATATTTAGTTTCTATAGTTACTGAAAATACAAGCATTCAAAATTATGCTTTTTATGCTTCTTTAATTATTGGAATTCCTTATTTATTAATCAAATCGAACTCCGATAGCTATAAAATTAAATAA